GTTCTTGAGGTTCTCCGGCGCGGACTCCGTGCATGAACGCTTGACCATGGTGCGGATAAGGCACTCAAGGTCGTACTGCTCAGCACATTCTTCGCAGGTGTCCAAGTGCTGCTTGATCTCTGTGAGGTCCTCGCGGGTCAATGCGCCGTCGAGGTACTCATAGATCCGCTGCATCCGTGTATCGTCGCAATCGCCCAATCCCTGGCAGTCGCTCATTGCTCTTTCTCCTGATTGTTGCTCCCGGCCGCAGCCTGGTCTTCGGTGTGGGCCTTGAAGCCCCGTTCTGCGGCGTAATCCGCCAGCATGTCCCGCAGCATCTTCCGGCCGCGGTGCAACCGCGACATGACTGTGCCGATCGGGGTGTTCATGATTTCGGAAATCTGCTTGTAGGCATATCCCTCGACGTCCGCGAAGTAGACAGCCAACCGGAATTCCTCCGGGATGGCCTGCAACGCGCTCTTGACATCGGAATCCGGCAGGTGGTCCAGTGCTTCAGCCTCGGCGGAGCGCAATCCGGAGGAGGTGTGCGACTCAGCCTTTGCCAACTGCCAATCCTCGATCGTGTCCGAGTTGGACTGCAGCGGTTCACGCTGCCGCTTCCGATAGAGGTTAATGTAGGTATTCGTCAGGATCCGGTATAGCCAGGCCTTGAGGTTGGTCCCCGGCTTGTACTGGTGAAAAGCCGAAAACGCCTTGGTGTAAGCCTCTTGGACGAGGTCCTCGGCATCTGAGGGATTGCGTGCCATCCTCATCGCGGCTGAGTACAGCTGGTCCACGTACTGCATGGCGTCGCGCTCAAAGCGCTCCCGCCGCTGGTCGGGAGTCTCCGTGGCGATGTCGACGTCGGCCGGTACCGATGCGTCTGCCGCGCCGTCCTCCGGGGACGAGTCGGCTGCTTCGTACATGGCCGCTGCGGCCGGTTCAATGGTGCTCATCGTTGCCAAGTCTACTGTCAGCTTCTGGGAATCCCGCTGCGCAGGATACCCAGCCTCCAGGAGACCCCCGCGGTCCTTAACCAAGGTCAAAAAACCAACTCCGTTCAGCGAAGCGGCAACACCATGCCGCGGCCCGGCCTTCACCGTGCTTGTTGTTCACAACGGCAGCCGCTGGGTAAATATTCCGCAAAGGTGCAAGACTAGAGCAGACTGCACCCCTTGAACACAGCATTTAGTGAATAACGTCATGAAATATCGTGGCAAGCCATCCAGGAGGCAAGACATGTCTGTTATCCGTTTTCTCGCGCGGCCGATGCTCGCGTCCAGCTTCGTCATCGCAGGTCTGGACAAGCTCAAGAACGCGGACGACACTGCCAGGCAATTGTCCCCGGTCCTTCGCCGCGCCTCGGAGTCACTGCCCTTTCCGACAGACGAGAAGGTCCTGGCCCGTGTAATCGGCGGCGCGCAACTGGGCGCCGGCGCATTGCTTGGCCTTGGCAAACTCTCCCGCTTCGCAGCAACGGTTCTGGCGCTGACGTCCGCACTGAACTCCTATGTGGAGTGGCGCTCAGCTGACATCAGCACGAAGGAAGGCCGGAACGCCCGCCGGGCCCAACTCCTGAAGAACATTTCCCTGACCGGCGGCGTTTTGCTGGCCTCTGTAGACACTGAAGGCCGCCCCAGCCTTGCATGGCGGGCTGAACACCTGGCAGCCGATGCCAAGAAGGCCACCGGCAAGCAGTTCAAGCGGGCAGACAAAGCAGTACGCAAGGCCGTAGACAACGCAGTTGGAGCATAAGGAAGCATGACAGGTACCACCGCAGCAAACACGGGTTCAACACACTCGGTCGACACCTTGCCCCTCTGGGCGGCTCCCTACGCCACCAAGCCAGTGGATGCCACAGTGACGGTGCCGGGCTCAAAATCGCTCACCAACCGTTTCCTGGTCCTTGCCGCATTGGCCGACGGCCCGTCCCGGCTGCGAGCACCACTTCACTCCCGCGATTCCGTCCTGATGATTCAGGCGCTCAGGCAGCTGGGTGCCACCGTTACCGAGGTACCCGGCGACGGTGATTATGGACCGGACCTTGAGATCACACCCATGGATCCTTCAGCTTCGGGGGCGGAGACCGCCATCGATTGTGGCCTTGCCGGGACAGTCATGCGCTTCGTTCCACCTTTAGCTGCGCTACGCAATGGTCCAACCACGTTCGACGGCGACCCCCACGCCCGTAAGCGGCCCATGGGGACCATCATCGAAGCACTGCTCGCTCTCGGAGTTCCTGTCGCCGCCGAAGGCGGCAGGACGCCGTCGGCCCTTCCCTTCTCGGTGGATGGCACCGGTGAGGTCCGGGGCGGCCATCTGGTGATTGATGCCAGCGCATCGTCCCAGTTCGTCTCCGCCTTGTTGCTGGTGGGCGCCCGTTTCACCGAGGGCCTTCATCTGGAACACGTCGGCAAGCCGGTCCCCAGCCTGGACCACATCAACATGACAGTTGCGGTCCTTCGTGGAGTGGGCGTCAAGGTGGACGATTCGGTGCCCAACCACTGGCGCGTCGCGCCGGGCCCCATTCACGCCTTCGACCAACGGATCGAACAAGACCTTTCCAACGCCGGCCCGTTCCTTGCCGCAGCCCTCGCGACCCATGGAACCATCCGGATCCCCAACTGGCCCACCCAAACCACCCAGGTGGGTGACCTGTGGCGTACCATCCTGGTTGAGATGGGTGCCACTGTGACGCTCGAAAACGGTACGCTCACGGTAATGGGCGGCCCGGAAATCAAAGGCGCCGACTTCGACGAAACCAGTGAGCTCGCGCCCACGGTCGCTGCGCTGTGCGCACTGGCTACAGGTCCTTCGCGGCTGACCGGGATCGCGCACCTTCGTGGCCATGAAACCGATCGGCTCGCCGCGCTGGCCGCCGAAATCAACCGGCTCGGTGGAGATGCAGAAGAAACAGCCGACGGCCTTATTATCCGCCCGGCCACTCTGCATGCAGGCGTCGTCCACAGCTATGCCGACCACCGCATGGCTACGGCCGGCGCTATTTTGGGGCTCGCCGTTGAGGGCGTGCAGGTGGAAGACATCGCCACAACGTCCAAGACCATGCCCGAATTTCCGCAGATGTGGGAGGCCATGCTGCAGCACGGCACAGGCGATGATATGACCGTCACCAGTGAGGCCAGCAACTGACCATGGGCCGCGACGCACGCTCCTGGGACGAATCCGACGTCCGGATCCGTCCCAACAAAAAGGGATCAAGGCCCCGGACCAAGGACCGCCCCAGTCATGATGACGCGGTCATCGGCCGAATTATTACGGTAGACCGCGGGCGCTACACAGCCATCGTTGGGGAAGACTCCGCGGACGAGCGCATCATTATCGCCGCACGCGCGCGTGAACTCCGACGAAACCCGGTTGTCCCCGGCGATTTCGTCGCCTTGGTGGGCGACGTATCGGGAGAGCCGGACACCCTTGCGCGGCTCGTCCGCATAGAGGAGCGCAAGACGCTCCTCCGGCGCAGCGCTGATGATACCGACCCCATCGAACGAGTGGTGGTGGCCAACGCAGACCAACTTGTGGTGGTGGTCGCCGCGGCCAACCCGGAGCCGCGAACCGGCTTTATCGACCGCGCCCTGGTTGCAGCCTACGACGCCGGAATCGAGCCACTTCTGCTCGTCACCAAAGCAGACGTCAAGGATCCTGCCGAACTGTTGTCGAACTATCTCAGCCTGGACTTTCCCATCATCATCAGCCGTACGGCCGACGATGAAGCTTCCGGTATCGACGCCCGCTCGGACGACGGACTGTCCGCACGGTTGGACAGCAGCGCCGTTGGCCAATTGCGGGCCCACCTTGATGGCAAAGTGACTGTCATGCTCGGGCACTCGGGCGTCGGCAAGTCCACCATGGTTAATGCCCTGACCGGCGCCGAACGCGCTACTGGTGGGGTCAACGCCGTCACGGGGCGCGGCCGGCACACGTCGTCGTCGGCGTTGGCCTTGAAACTGGCCGACGCACCGCCGGGTAGCTGGATCATCGATACCCCTGGTATCCGCTCCTTCGGACTGGCGCACGTGGATCCCGACCGCATCCTGCATTCCTTCCCAGATTTGGAACCGGGCACCGAAGCTTGCGACCGCGGTTGCAAGCACGATGCCAGCGCCATCAATTGCGGACTTGACGCGTGGGTGAACGAGGGACACGCCGGTCCTTCCGGAGTTGCCCGCTTGTCTTCGCTCCGGCGGCTGCTGGGCGCGGACCCGCGTTTGGAAGCGAAAGAGACCAAGGAACTGGGTACCGTCAACTAAGCATTGGTGCAAGGCGATCCCAACTGCGGGGAGCGTTTCACGATAGTTTGGTGGCATGACCCAACCCGTTTCCAGCTACAACGACGACCTGCGACTCGCCCATGTGCTGGCGGATTCCGTGGATGCCCAAACCATGGACCGCTTCAAGGCATTGGATCTGCAGATCGAGACCAAGCCTGACCTCACTCCCGTTACGGATGCCGACAAGGCTGCGGAAGAAGCAATCCGGGGCCAATTGTCACGCTCACGCCCCCGTGATGCCGTCCTCGGCGAGGAGTTCGGCAGCAGCGGCCACGGCTCGCGGCGTTGGATCATCGACCCCATCGACGGCACCAAGAACTTCGTTCGTGGCGTCCCGGTGTGGGCTACCCTGATCGCCCTCGTGGACGAGGGCGAGCCGGTGGTCGGAGTTGTCAGTGCTCCCGCGTTGGGCAAACGTTGGTGGGCAGCGAAGGACATGGGCGCCTATATGGGCCGCTCCCTCGCGTCAGCGACCCGGCTCAAAGTGTCAAACGTTTCGCGGTTGGCAGATGCTTCAATGTCATATTCCAGCCTTTCCGGTTGGAAGGAACGCGGAAATCTGGACGAGTTCCTGGGGTTGACGGAAGACATCTGGCGCACACGCGCCTACGGCGATTTCTGGTCCTATTGCCTGGTTGCCGAGGGAGCCGTGGATATCGCCTGCGAGCCAGAGTTGAACCTTTACGACATGGCGGCACTGGTTCCGATCGTGACGGAAGCCGGCGGCCGCTTCACGTCGTTGGAAGGCGAGGACGGCCCCTTTGGCGGTAACGCCCTGGCCACCAACTCCATCCTGCACTCAGAGGTCCTCAAGCGGCTAAACCCTGCTTTGGATGACCTCCTCTGACCCAGCGGCACCAACTAGCCAACCGGCTTTGCATAGAATTTTCGACGGCGGATGCCTCCTTTTCGGGGCGTCCGCCGTTTTTTCTTCGCCCAAAGCCTACTTTTCGGACCCTTCGTAACAATGTGCTTAACAAAGCGAGCGACTTTGGAGCAGGCCAGAGGCGTGCCCTAACCTCTTTACAGGTCACGAGTGCCAGCGCTAAACCCCGGTTTGCTGGCCGGCAACCCTCCATTCGCGGTGGGGTGCCCCGGGTGACGACCTGGCCGGTCCGGAACGGATACGGCAAGCGCGGATCCCCATAGGGGGTCCCTCTTGAGTGAGGTCCCATGAGCACTGCTACGTTCAACTCCACCGTTCTGCCGTCCCTTGCGGTCGAAGAAGCAGCGCACGAAGCCGCTGCAGGCAGGCCCCTGGCCGCCGTCACAGGCGCGGAGCTGCAAGCTCCACTGATCCAGGGTGGCCACGTCCGCTACGCCAACCTTGACTACGGAGCATCCGCTCCAGCGCTGACAATTGTTTCTGCGTATCTCAATGAGATCCTCCCCTACTACGCCAGTGTCCACCGCGGCGCGGGCTACGCTTCCCAGATCAGCACCTCGGTCTACGAGAACTCCCGCAACATCGTCCGTGAATTCGTCGGCGGCCGTCCCGACGATTCCGTCATCTTCACCCGGAACACCACGGACTCGCTGAACCTGTTGGCAGGCTGCCTCCCGCAACTGGACGGAAAGCCAACGGGCGAGGTCCTTTACCTGGACATCGAGCACCATGCCAATCTCCTCCCCTGGCAGGGCGTCCCTCACCGCAGTGTCGTAGCTGCTTCGACACTGACAGCTACCCTGGCCAAGCTCCGCGAGGAACTTGGCCAAGGCGGAGTCTCGTTGCTCGCAGTCACCGGGGCCTCGAATGTGACCGGTGAAATCCTACCGATCGCCGAACTCGCAGCACTTGCCCACGAATACGGTGCCCGGATTGTGGTGGACGCCGCCCAGCTTGCCCCCCACCGCCGCATCAACATCACCGAAGCAGACGTCGACTACATCGTGTTCTCCGGGCATAAGCTCTACGCTCCGTTCGGCGCCGGTGTTGTTGTGGGCCGTCCTGACTGGCTCGACGCCGGTACCCCCCACCTTGCCGGCGGTGGCGCTGTTCGTGAAGCCCGCCTGGACTCGGTCAGCTGGGCCTCAGGTCCCGCACGCCACGAGGGCGGCTCCCCCAACGTCCTCGGCGCGGCAACATTGGCCCGTGCGACACAGGTGCTTGCCGGCTTGGATCAGGATGCCTGGCATGCCCATGAAGCTGCCATCCGCTCCTACCTCGTACAGGGACTTGAAGCAATCGAAGGCGTGACCGTCCACCGGATCTTCAGCGACTCCGAAGACACTATCGGCGTGGTCAATTTCTCCGTGGAAGGTTTCGACGCCGGATTGGTCGCTGCCTACCTCGCTGCCGAACACGGTGTAGGACTTCGTGACGGCCGCTTCTGCGCCCATCCCCTGCTCAAGCGGCTCGGACTCCCTTCGGGCTCGCTCCGAGCCAGTTTCGGAGTGGGTTCCCGATTGGAGGATGCCACACGACTCCTGGCTGGTATCGAAGAACTCAAGCGCACCGGGCTCGGCTGGGACTATGTAGTGGACGAAGGCCGCTGGGTACCGGCCAACGACCACCGCATCTATCCGGAATGGGCACCAAACACCCCGGGCACCGCAGGGGCTGCGCCCTGCACGATTGACTAAAACGCACGTACTGTGCGGTAAATTCGTAGGGTAACTGGCCTTCGCGGTAAAGGAGTCTGTGCGTGGCCGTGCCTTCCCGTAGTGTTTCCGGCGGCGTTGTTTCCGGCGGCGTTGTTTCCGGCGGAAGTGTTTCCGGCCGCGTTGGCAGGCCAGGTGGTCCCAAGCTGCATGCCACCCGCCGCCACGAGCTGGGCCAGAGCTTCCAGGACGGCGGCGAACACTACGATCGCGTTCGGCCTGGCTATCCCACAGACTCAGTGGATTGGCTTCTTCCTGCCGGCACGAAGTCCGCCGCGGATATTGGTGCCGGCACAGGAAAATTCACAGCACTGCTCGTGGAACGTGGCCTGCAGGTGGCCGCCGTCGATCCTTCCATAGACATGCTGGAGCAACTTCGAAAGTCCTATCCCGGCGTTGAGGCGTTGGAGGGAACGGCCGAGGCAACAGGGCTGGCGGACTCAGCATTCGACGTCGTCAGCGTTGCCCAGGCATGGCATTGGTGTGACCCGATGAAAGCCAGCACGGAAATCGCCCGGATCCTCCGGCCCCGCGGAGTACTCGGCCTGATCTGGAATCAACTGGACACCTCCGTGCCCTGGGTTCACCGGTTGTCACGCATCATGCACGCCGGAGATGTGCACAAGCCCGGCTTCCAGCCAGTTATCGGACCGGAATTCATGGACTTGACGAGCCATCTCACCAGCTGGGAGGACGCCGTGTCACCGGAGGACATCATGGAACTCACAAAATCGCGCAGCTACTACCTCCGCGCAAATGAAGCCATCCGCTCAAAGGTCATGGGCAACCTGGAATGGTACCTCTACGATCATCTCGGCCATGCCCCCGGCCAACTCCTGGGATTGCCGTATCTAACGACTACCTGGCGGGCCACAAGATCCACGCCGCCCCGCCACGGTAGGCTTGGTGTGTGAAGACCAGTACGCCCTCCTCCTCGATCGAGGACTACGTCAAGGTCATCTACTCCTATACGGAGTGGCAGGACAAACCAATCACGTCCTCGCAGCTTGCCCTGCGGCTTGGCGTTGCCAATTCCTCGGTGTCTGAAATGGTCCGCAAACTCAAGGACCAAGGCTTGGTGGACCACCAACCCTACAGTGCCATCCGGCTGACTCCGGAGGGCATGCGCCTTGCATTGTCCATGGTCCGGCGGCACCGCCTCATTGAGACGTACCTCGTTGACGAACTCGGCTATAGCTGGGACGAAGTCCATGATGAAGCTGAGATGTTGGAACACGCGGTGTCCGATACCTTCATCGAGCGCATGGCCGCCAAGCTTGGCCATCCCCTCCGCGATCCGCACGGCGACCCAATTCCCTCGGCTGACGGATCGGTGGAACTCCCTCACGCCTACCGCATGATCGAGTTGGACGAAGGCCACTCAGGCCGCATCACCCGGATCAGCGACGAAAATCCTGATCTTCTTCGCTATCTCGCGTCCGAAGAGATCACCTTGGACGCTCCGGTGGAGGTGGTGGGGCGCAAACCATTCGGCGGAGCCCTGGTTGTTCGGATTGGCAGCGGACCCCAACGCCGCGAGTTCGATCTCGCCGATGAGGTTACAGCGGCACTTTGGGTCCAAAGCGCCGAAGTCCACGAAGGCTGCGTGCTTCCCGCGCGCTAACTGTGCACAGCGCATCGGTTAGCTGCGCTCGTCGGCCGACCCGCCGTCGTCGGACCCTGTATCCGGTTCGCTTTCAGGGGCATCTGCCGCCTCGGGAACGGGGTTTCGGATTCCGACGGCGGACGCCACCGCGCCGACGACGAAGAGTGCCGCCGTGACAACCAAGGCGTTGTACAAACCTTGCCGTGTGAACACTGGACCAACGATCAGGCCGGCAAAGGCAATGCAAATAAGGCCGGCAATACGGGCCACGGCGTTGTTGACGGCCGAACCAATGCCGGCCTCTTCCTGCGGTACCGCCCCTAGAATCGCTGCCGTAAGTGGCGCGACGAGGGTGGTGAGTCCCACGCCAAAGACGATCTGCCCAGGCAGCACCTGGGTCCAGTAGTTCAGGGGCTCCTGGATGGAGAGGGACATCAGAAAGCCCACGCCGCAGAGCAGAGGCCCCGCAGTCATGAACCATCGCAGACCATATTTTCCTGCCAGCCCTCCGAAGTAGGACGCAGTCAGCATCAGGATGACGGTCGCTGGAAGCAGGGCAATCCCCGCGACTGTAGCCCCCATACCTCCAACCTGCTGGAGATAGATGCCCAGGACGAAAAACCCGAGGGAAATCCCACCGTAAATCGCGAGCGTGGCAAGGTTGCCCCAGCCAAAGTTCCTTATGGCAAACAGCCTCAAGGGCAACATCGGCTCCCTGGTCTTTGCCTCGTGGACAAGGAACAACACCATCGCTACCACACCGGCGAGGAGCGGCAGCCACACCTGGACGCTCATCCAACCCACCCGGCCCTGTTCAATGAAGGCATAGACGGGACCACCCAGTCCGATCATCGCCAGAACGGCGCCGAGGTAGTCGATTCCCTTGCTCTTGTCCCTGGCCGCATCCGAGGCCCGAAGGCCCGCGAGCAGAGGCCAAATCGCGACGGCCGGAATAACGTTGATGAAGAAGATCACCCGCCACGACAGCATGTCCACGGAAACCCCGCCAATGAGTGGCCCTACGATGGCGGCGGCACTCGTCCAGCCGGACCACTGGCCGATCGCTTTGGACTGGGAAGGCCCGGAGAAGGAGGTAATGATCATAGCCAACGAACTGGGGACCAGGAGGGCGCCCGCAATGCCTTGAAGTGCACGGGACACCACCAGGACTTCCCCGTTCCAGGCCAGGCCGCACATCACCGACGTCAGGGCAAAGCCCGCCAGCCCCCATTCGAGGATCCGCGCCCGGCCAAAGTGGTCCGATAATGAACCGGCCACGAGGATGAGGGCCCCGAGGGTCAACAGATAGGCATCCACCACCCATTGCTGGATGACCAAGCCACCGCCAAGTTCGCGTCCAATGGCCGGGAGCGCAAGGTTCACCACGAAACCATCCAGGATGGCGATAAAAGAAGCCACAATTGCCACAACGAGCACCCGTTTTTGAAGCGGTGTTCTCGGCAGCAAAGCCACAGCATCCGTCATGTGCAAAGCCTACGCGGCATTCGTCCATGGCGAAGTCCCGTATCGTTAAACGGTGATTAGTAGACGTGACGCAGCATTGGCCCTTGATATCTCCATGGAAATGGCCCAGCGCCACGGCATCCCGTCACGGCTGTCAGAAGCGGAACTTCGCAGCCTCCAGGACGATCCTCCGGCCTGGCTGGTCCAGTCACGTGCCAACCGCACGGGCAAACGGCCCGTTTGGGTCCACCTGACCTGTGCAGTGTGCGGGTACTCAGAGGCAGTGCGGCCCAAAAAGTGGTGGCCCGACTTCTCGTTCGTCTTTTGTGGCCACCACAAGAACAGTGAGCTGCCGGAACTGTTCTTGGGTGACGTGCGCAGCGAATATGAAGGGGTCGGTAGCCGCTTTGTCGGCGTTGTCGACGTCCGCGAGGAACAA
This genomic stretch from Micrococcaceae bacterium Sec5.1 harbors:
- the rsrA gene encoding mycothiol system anti-sigma-R factor gives rise to the protein MSDCQGLGDCDDTRMQRIYEYLDGALTREDLTEIKQHLDTCEECAEQYDLECLIRTMVKRSCTESAPENLKNSILDRIHSIKPVEA
- a CDS encoding sigma-70 family RNA polymerase sigma factor translates to MTLVKDRGGLLEAGYPAQRDSQKLTVDLATMSTIEPAAAAMYEAADSSPEDGAADASVPADVDIATETPDQRRERFERDAMQYVDQLYSAAMRMARNPSDAEDLVQEAYTKAFSAFHQYKPGTNLKAWLYRILTNTYINLYRKRQREPLQSNSDTIEDWQLAKAESHTSSGLRSAEAEALDHLPDSDVKSALQAIPEEFRLAVYFADVEGYAYKQISEIMNTPIGTVMSRLHRGRKMLRDMLADYAAERGFKAHTEDQAAAGSNNQEKEQ
- a CDS encoding DoxX family membrane protein, with translation MSVIRFLARPMLASSFVIAGLDKLKNADDTARQLSPVLRRASESLPFPTDEKVLARVIGGAQLGAGALLGLGKLSRFAATVLALTSALNSYVEWRSADISTKEGRNARRAQLLKNISLTGGVLLASVDTEGRPSLAWRAEHLAADAKKATGKQFKRADKAVRKAVDNAVGA
- the aroA gene encoding 3-phosphoshikimate 1-carboxyvinyltransferase; amino-acid sequence: MTGTTAANTGSTHSVDTLPLWAAPYATKPVDATVTVPGSKSLTNRFLVLAALADGPSRLRAPLHSRDSVLMIQALRQLGATVTEVPGDGDYGPDLEITPMDPSASGAETAIDCGLAGTVMRFVPPLAALRNGPTTFDGDPHARKRPMGTIIEALLALGVPVAAEGGRTPSALPFSVDGTGEVRGGHLVIDASASSQFVSALLLVGARFTEGLHLEHVGKPVPSLDHINMTVAVLRGVGVKVDDSVPNHWRVAPGPIHAFDQRIEQDLSNAGPFLAAALATHGTIRIPNWPTQTTQVGDLWRTILVEMGATVTLENGTLTVMGGPEIKGADFDETSELAPTVAALCALATGPSRLTGIAHLRGHETDRLAALAAEINRLGGDAEETADGLIIRPATLHAGVVHSYADHRMATAGAILGLAVEGVQVEDIATTSKTMPEFPQMWEAMLQHGTGDDMTVTSEASN
- the rsgA gene encoding ribosome small subunit-dependent GTPase A, with protein sequence MGRDARSWDESDVRIRPNKKGSRPRTKDRPSHDDAVIGRIITVDRGRYTAIVGEDSADERIIIAARARELRRNPVVPGDFVALVGDVSGEPDTLARLVRIEERKTLLRRSADDTDPIERVVVANADQLVVVVAAANPEPRTGFIDRALVAAYDAGIEPLLLVTKADVKDPAELLSNYLSLDFPIIISRTADDEASGIDARSDDGLSARLDSSAVGQLRAHLDGKVTVMLGHSGVGKSTMVNALTGAERATGGVNAVTGRGRHTSSSALALKLADAPPGSWIIDTPGIRSFGLAHVDPDRILHSFPDLEPGTEACDRGCKHDASAINCGLDAWVNEGHAGPSGVARLSSLRRLLGADPRLEAKETKELGTVN
- the hisN gene encoding histidinol-phosphatase, with translation MTQPVSSYNDDLRLAHVLADSVDAQTMDRFKALDLQIETKPDLTPVTDADKAAEEAIRGQLSRSRPRDAVLGEEFGSSGHGSRRWIIDPIDGTKNFVRGVPVWATLIALVDEGEPVVGVVSAPALGKRWWAAKDMGAYMGRSLASATRLKVSNVSRLADASMSYSSLSGWKERGNLDEFLGLTEDIWRTRAYGDFWSYCLVAEGAVDIACEPELNLYDMAALVPIVTEAGGRFTSLEGEDGPFGGNALATNSILHSEVLKRLNPALDDLL
- a CDS encoding aminotransferase class V-fold PLP-dependent enzyme, with product MSTATFNSTVLPSLAVEEAAHEAAAGRPLAAVTGAELQAPLIQGGHVRYANLDYGASAPALTIVSAYLNEILPYYASVHRGAGYASQISTSVYENSRNIVREFVGGRPDDSVIFTRNTTDSLNLLAGCLPQLDGKPTGEVLYLDIEHHANLLPWQGVPHRSVVAASTLTATLAKLREELGQGGVSLLAVTGASNVTGEILPIAELAALAHEYGARIVVDAAQLAPHRRINITEADVDYIVFSGHKLYAPFGAGVVVGRPDWLDAGTPHLAGGGAVREARLDSVSWASGPARHEGGSPNVLGAATLARATQVLAGLDQDAWHAHEAAIRSYLVQGLEAIEGVTVHRIFSDSEDTIGVVNFSVEGFDAGLVAAYLAAEHGVGLRDGRFCAHPLLKRLGLPSGSLRASFGVGSRLEDATRLLAGIEELKRTGLGWDYVVDEGRWVPANDHRIYPEWAPNTPGTAGAAPCTID
- a CDS encoding class I SAM-dependent methyltransferase → MHATRRHELGQSFQDGGEHYDRVRPGYPTDSVDWLLPAGTKSAADIGAGTGKFTALLVERGLQVAAVDPSIDMLEQLRKSYPGVEALEGTAEATGLADSAFDVVSVAQAWHWCDPMKASTEIARILRPRGVLGLIWNQLDTSVPWVHRLSRIMHAGDVHKPGFQPVIGPEFMDLTSHLTSWEDAVSPEDIMELTKSRSYYLRANEAIRSKVMGNLEWYLYDHLGHAPGQLLGLPYLTTTWRATRSTPPRHGRLGV
- a CDS encoding metal-dependent transcriptional regulator; this encodes MKTSTPSSSIEDYVKVIYSYTEWQDKPITSSQLALRLGVANSSVSEMVRKLKDQGLVDHQPYSAIRLTPEGMRLALSMVRRHRLIETYLVDELGYSWDEVHDEAEMLEHAVSDTFIERMAAKLGHPLRDPHGDPIPSADGSVELPHAYRMIELDEGHSGRITRISDENPDLLRYLASEEITLDAPVEVVGRKPFGGALVVRIGSGPQRREFDLADEVTAALWVQSAEVHEGCVLPAR
- a CDS encoding MFS transporter; amino-acid sequence: MHMTDAVALLPRTPLQKRVLVVAIVASFIAILDGFVVNLALPAIGRELGGGLVIQQWVVDAYLLTLGALILVAGSLSDHFGRARILEWGLAGFALTSVMCGLAWNGEVLVVSRALQGIAGALLVPSSLAMIITSFSGPSQSKAIGQWSGWTSAAAIVGPLIGGVSVDMLSWRVIFFINVIPAVAIWPLLAGLRASDAARDKSKGIDYLGAVLAMIGLGGPVYAFIEQGRVGWMSVQVWLPLLAGVVAMVLFLVHEAKTREPMLPLRLFAIRNFGWGNLATLAIYGGISLGFFVLGIYLQQVGGMGATVAGIALLPATVILMLTASYFGGLAGKYGLRWFMTAGPLLCGVGFLMSLSIQEPLNYWTQVLPGQIVFGVGLTTLVAPLTAAILGAVPQEEAGIGSAVNNAVARIAGLICIAFAGLIVGPVFTRQGLYNALVVTAALFVVGAVASAVGIRNPVPEAADAPESEPDTGSDDGGSADERS